CCGCGAGGGTTGGCGCGCGTGCGAGTCCTGCGCTGCGGTGGCTGAGTCCCTATGGGCGGAGCAGCAGCGGAGCGAGACCCGAGAGGAACGCGTACGCGCAGCCCTGAACCTGTAAGAGGCGCGCTCAGTTGAGGCCCCCGCTAGCTCACGCTTGCCGGGGGCCTCAGCGTTACGGTGCCTGCCTGCGGTCCTTCAACAAGGATCAACACGAATCAACAAGCATCAACAGCCAGCCACTCGAATATTTCAGGCCTGATCAGCATAAATGCCAATTGGGAGCGGGGTTCCCAAAAGGCCACCAGGAAAGACCCCCGCCCCTCGCTCGGGACCCGAGACTAGCCCCGAGTCCTTTTGAGGTTGACCCGAGAACCCCCATTCTCGGCAGTAGAGGGTTTGTGTCCGGCTGGGAGATTGGCAAGGGGCACCAGCAACGAAGAGGGCGCGCCCTCCCCGAAGGAAGAACGCGCCCCCTGTGCGCTGACTGCTAGATCAGCGGACCCTGAACGTCGTGCCGCAGTAGGCGCACCGGGCGAGCCCCGGACGCGTGACGCGGTACGGCCCCAACTTCCGGCGGCACCGGGCGTTGGGACAGGTGTACATGTATCCGGCCATAGAAGGCCCTCATTCCTTGATCACACGAAGACCAAGGTGCCGACGCACTGGCGCGGAATTGCGTCAGCTACGTCACTCAGGACTAGAATCGCTAACGTCTAACCGGCCAAAGTTTGACGCTCGCGACCCCGTTGTCCCTCGGCACCGCCCGAGGGACTCGGGGTTGTCGTGCTTCGATGCTGAAATTCTACGGCACGTGTTCGCCCCGCCGAACGACCACAAGATGAGGTAGTTACACCGGTGTAGTTATCCACAGGGCTTTCCACCGGCGCTCCACAGCCTGCACGGCGTGTTCGGGTGCATATAGGCCAATTTGGCCGGTTATCCACAGGTGTGCACCTACAAATTTTTTTTGTTGTGGGGAATCCTTCGGCGTGTCGCGGGATCAAAGGGCTATCATCCGCGCGATCGATTCGAGTGCTTTGAGGCGTAATACGCAGGCGCTGGGATCAGCCTTCCCGCCCTTCGTAGCTGCAACACGGAAAAGTCTTGGTCACCTTCGAACGCAGCTTCGAAGAATCATGCAGAAATCCCGCTGAAGTCGGCGCTCAAGCTCACTCCAGGCGTCTTGTCTACCGTCATGCGGCAGTTTGTAATTCCGGTATGCCGGAGTTCAACGCGATCAGCAGGTCGAGGCTCTCGGCTTCGCGAACCTCGCCGACGACGAGCCGGTCGGGTCGCATGCGCAGCGACTCCTTGACGAGGCGGCGCAGCGTGATCTCACCGAGCCCTTCGACGTTCGCCTGCCTGCACTGCAGTGCGACGACGTCACGGGCCGCGACGTCGAGCTCGAACGTCTCCTCCACCGTGACGATGCGCTCCGAGGGGCGCACGCAGCCGAGCAGCGCACCCAGCATCGTGGTCTTGCCGCTGTGCGTCGGCCCGGAGACCAGGATGTTGAGGCCCGCGCGCACGCTCGCCTCGAGGAAGTCCGCCGCCCGCTCGTTCAGTGTCCCGGCAGCGACGAGGTCGTGCAGGTCGCGGATGCGCCGGCGGAACTTCCGGATGTTCACGGCCCAGTGACGCCGGGTCACGTCGGGGATCGCGACGTGCAGCCGCGAGCCGTCGGGCAGCGATGCGTCGACGAAGGGCGAACTGAGGTCGACCCTGCGGCCGCTGGCGCGGAGCATCCGCTCGACCAGGTCTCGCACCTCCTGGTCGGTGAGCACCAGCGACGTGAGTTCGCTGACGCCGTCGCGCGCGACGAACACGCGGGTGGGCGCGTTGATCCAGATCTCCTCGACCGTGTCGTCGTCGAGCAGCGGCTGGATCGGCCCGAGCCCCGTCAGCGCCGCGACGACCTCGCGGGTGGCGTCGTGCTCGTCGACGTCGGCGAGGTGCCCGCGCACCAGCAGGTCCTCGCTGCGGCGGCGGATCTCATCGCGCGCGTACCGCTCCGCGAGCGCGGAATCCTGCGCCAGGTCGACGCCCTCGCGCAGCACGCGCGCCCGCACCTGCTCCGTGATCGTGCGGACCGCGTCGGACATGCGCAACAGTGTGGACGAGATGGTCCGGACGCGCCGGGGTTGTCCACATGAGCGGATGCACCGGGCTGCACGCCCCCAGTGCGGGTCGCCCGGCCGATGCTCGCCGCGCTACAACCTGCCGAGGATCTCGGCCTTCTTCGCCTCGAACTCCTCGGGCGTGATGATCTCCTGGTCGCGCAGGTCGGCGAGCTCGCGCAGCAGCGTCGTGGACGCGACGGGCTTCGGCCCATCGGCCGCGGGAACCGCGAGCCCGCTGGCGTGGGCGACCGGGCCCGGCGTGGGCCGGCTCGACGCGCGCACCGCCCAGAGGACGAGCGCGACCAGCCCGCCGAGTACCAGCAGGATCACGATGACGATCACGACGAAGGCGAGGACGTTCCATCCCATGAGGCTGTTGCCGTACATGGCCTCAGGCTAGCGTCGGCCGCGATCGGCGCACCGGTCGGAAGTCCCGCGCGCCGCCTAGACTGGCCACGCACTCGCGGGAGTGGTGAAACCGGTAGACACGCAGGATTTAGGTTCCTGTGCCTTCGGGCGTGTGGGTTCGAGTCCCACCTTCCGCACGAGCCGCGGCTCCGCGCCTTGCGACTGAGGGCCATTTCTTCATCCGAGTGCACACACTCAGCACTCAAGCGAAGAATCGGCCCTCAAACGGGGAACCGGCGCCGCGGTCAGCGCTGCCGGGCCGGGTCGAGCTTCGGCGACATCGACGCGTCGCCCGAGCGCAGCATCGCCGCGACCGGTCGCGACGACAGCGCGAGCATGCGGGCCAGCCCACGCCGGCCCGACCGGCGGGCGATCGACGGCGCGACCCGCGCCGGGATCTGCGCGAGCGCCGGCAGCGGGCGCACGAACGCCGTCACCTCGCTGATGCGCCCGTCGGGCGCGAACCTCAGCAGCTTCGCATCCTGCCCCTCGACCCCCGCGAGCGTGAACGCGAAGACGACCAGGCGGGTGTCGCCGCTGCCGCTGCGGGCGATGCAGCGCACCTCGCCGAACTCCGCGAGCGTCGCCGACTCCATCTCGGCGATGTCGTCGCGCCCGACGTACTCGAACGCCGTGGTCGTCGCAGAACGGAACACCGCGTCGTCGGCCAGGCACTCCCCCGCGGCCGTGCCGTCGCGCGCTTCGGCGGCCGCGATGTACCGGTCGAGGGTGGCGTCGGCGGCGACGTCGTCGAACGCGGTCGTCTCGTCGGTCATGCTCACTCCCTGGGCGTCGTGGCAATGCGCTCGCGCGTGAACTCGCGCAGCGCCGGCACCTTCGGCGCGTGCACCCAGAGCCGGCCGCCGCCGTCGGGCAGCTCGGTGCCCGAGACGAGGTAGGCATCGGCCCCGAGGGCGTCGAGCAGCGGCAGGAGCCCGCGCGACTTCGACTCGGTGAGGTGGCCGATGCGGCGCCGGCGCCCGTAGACGCCGACCAGGTGCGGGTGGTGCGCCGGGTCGCGCTCGCGCACGAGCAGGTATGAGTCGGCGATGTGGGCGTCGACCTCGTCGTGGGGCACGTGCCGCTCGATCCCCGTGATGCGCAGGCGCGCAGCGGGCAGGTCGCGCAGGTCGACCACGTGCTCGGGCTCGGGCAGCAGTCGCACCGTGAGCGGCGGCAGGCCGCGCTCGGCGGCGTACTGGCGGGCGCGATCGCGGGCCTCGCGCTCGGCGTCGAGGTCGGCGACCCAGGTGAGGAAGATCTCCGAGGTGATGGGCACCTCGGCGTGGATCGGAGCAGCCCCGGGTTCCGGCGGTTCCGCCCTGGCGCTCGCGTCGGGCTCGGTCTGCTGGGGGCGCGGCTTCGACCGCCCGAAGAGTCGCTCCACGAGGCTCATGCCCGAAACCTACCGGGCGTTCGGGGTCTGCGGCGGCAACACCACGCCGCTGTGGATCACACGCGCGGCGGCCCGGCGGCGATGCGCTCGCGCGCGGCATCCGCCACCCGCTCCTCAGGGACCGACCAGTCGGCCTCCATCCACCACGTGGCGCCCGCGTCTATCCACGGGCGCACGGCTGCGGCATCCGCCAGCCCGTCGGTGCCGGTCGTGCGGCCCTCCTGCACCACGTCGAACGGCCGGTCGGCGAGGCCGAGGCGCTCGCGCTCGGCGCGGATCCACGAGATCGCCTCGGCGGCGACCTCCGGCGTGTATGCGGCGGCCTGCTGCTCGGCGTCGACGACGGATGCCCCGGGCGGGGCGTAGTTCGGGATCCACCCGTCGTACCGGGCGACCCGCCGCATCGACCGCATGCGCGGCCAGACGCCGACGACCCAGGTCGGGATGCGCGGGCGCTGCACGGTCGGGGCCGGCAGCATCGTCTCGGTGCGCGCAGCGCGATAGTGGGTGCCCGCGTAGGCGAACGGCTCGCCGCGCCAGAGGTGCTCGAGCATCTCGAGCCCCTCGTCGAGGTGCTCGGCGCGGATGCGGCGGCCGGGGTCGTCCTCGAACAGCCAGAACCGCTGCTCGACCTCGGCCGGCACCCCGAGCCCGACCGACAGCACGGTGCGCCCGCCCGAGAGGGCGTCGACCGTGGCGGTCTGGCTCGCGAGCTCCCACGGGCGGCGGCGCGGCAGCGGGGTCAGTATGGTGCCGAGGCGGATGCGCTCGGTGCGCATCGCCGCGGCGGCGAGTACCGACCACGGGTCGGTCGCCCAGATGCCCTCCCACACGAACATGCCGTCCCACCCGTGCTGCTCGATGAGCGGGGCGAGCTCGACGGCGAGGTTCGGGTCGGACCCGGTGACGACGAAGCCGTAGCGCATGCGGGGACGCTACCCCGCACCGCCCACATCTGCCGAGTGTTCTCGGCCGTCCTCCTGGCGACCCGGTCACCGCTGAGTCTCGCCGAAGGCGCACGTTTCTCAGGAACAGGGCGGGCGCGGGCGCCCCACGACCGCACGATCGTCGGCGGGAGAATCCGTGACCGCATGATCCACCGATTCGGAACGGATGCCCCGCACATCCTTCACCGCGCCGCGACCGAGCTCCTGAAAAGCGAGCACACACGCCGGGCCGGGGGTATTGCCGAACACAGCCGAACCCGCATAGGTTTGGTTAGGCTAACCTCACCTGACGATCGGCTTCCCATGACGAGCGACACCGCCCTCCTCGACGCGACCGACGCGGCGCCGCTCGACGTCGCCGCCCTGATCCGCAGCGCATCGGCCGACGATCACCGGGCGGCGGAGTCGCGCGGGTTCGTGACGCGCCTCATGGCCGGCGAGCTCTCCCTCGGCGGGTACGCCCGCTACCTCGCCCAGCTCGCCTGGGTCTACGAGGCGCTCGAGTCGTGGGAGCCGCGTGCGGGCGACCCTGCGATCTTCGACCCAGCACTCGCACGGATGCCCGCGATCGAGTCCGACCTCGTCGCGCTGGGCGTCACCGACCGGCGCGCGACCCACAAGGCTCTGCCCGCGACCGCCGGCTATGCGGCCCACCTGCGCGGCATCGTCGCCCGGCATGACGTGGTGGAGTACCTCGCGCACCACTACACGCGGTACCTCGGCGACCTGTCGGGCGGGCAGGCGATCGCCGCGCTCATCGCTCGGCACTACGGCGCGACGCCCGAACAGCTCGGCTTCGCACGGTTCGAGGGAATCGAAGCACCCGTGCCGTTCAAGCGCCGCTACCGCGAGGGCATCAACGCGCTACGGCTGCCCGGGACATCCGTCGACCGCCTCATCGCCGAGGTGCGCCAGTCGTTCGCGCTGAACAGCGCGGTCTTCGACGCGCTCGGGGCCTGACGGCGCCGCCGGCACCCGTGGACGGGCGGCCGGGGCCTGCGCACGTCCGCCCGCCGACGAAGGCACGTCGTTTTCAGGAACCGGGCCGAGGCGCCCGGCCTGCACCCGAACGATGCGCGGCCGAGGCATCCGACCCCGCATGACCTGCGGGAGTGGTCGGATGCACCGCACATCCTGCGGCACCTGCCGGCGCCGTTCCTGAAAAGCGGCACCACCCCCGGCCGGCACGCGGCACGCGGCGCGCCACCGAGCCACCCGCCCCCGTTCCGGGGGTTCGCCCCCGGTTCCGTGCGCACCCCTCGCGGATAGACTGAAGCTCACGTTTCCCGCCGACGCAGCCGCCGCGCGAGGCCTGCCGACGTCTGGAGTCCACCGAGATGAGCCCGACCGCGCTCCTGCCGTTCCTCGACCCGGAGACGATCATCGCCGCCGCCGGGCCATGGGCGCTGCTCGTCGTGTGCGTCATCGTCTTCGCCGAGACCGGCCTGCTGGTCGGCTTCCTGCTGCCGGGCGACACGCTGCTCATCATCGCCGGGCTGCTGACCCACACCTCGCTCGTCTTCGGGCTCGACATCTGGTGGGTGTGCCTCGCGATCGGGTTCGCCGCGTTCGTCGGCGGCGAGGTCGGCTACCTGATCGGCCACAAGTTCGGACCGAGCGTCTTCGAACGCAAGGAGTCGGGCATCTTCAGCGTCAAGAACGTCGAGCGCACGAACGCGTTCTTCGCGCGCTTCGGCGCGATGGCGGTGATCCTCGCCCGGTTCGTGCCGATCGTGCGCACGTTCACGCCGGTCGCCGCGGGCGTCGGCCACATGGACTACCGCAAGTACTCGCTCTACAACCTCATCGGCGCGCTGCTCTGGGGCGTCGGGCTCACCTACTTCGGGTACGTCATCGCGTACATCCCGTGGATCCGCGACTTCGTGCGCGAGTACATCGACCTCATCCTGCTCGTCGCGGTCGGCCTCACCGCGGCCGTCACGCTGTTCCACTACTGGCAGTCGAGCCGGCGGGCCCACCGCGCCGAGGCCGCCGGGGAGGACGTCGTCACCGACGAGTTCGAGGCGCGCGAGCTCGTGCTCGACCAGGAGACGCTCGAGCACGGCCACCACGAGCACGGGCACGGGCACGGGCACCACGAGCACCCGCGCGACGACGACCGCGACTGACGCGCCGGCACGTCGAAACGCCGGCACGTCGAAACTCAGTGCGGCACGTCGAGTTCGGCCTGCCGGCGCGAGTTCGACGTGCCGGCAGGCGAGCGGATGCCCCGCGCGAACCGCGTCACGGGTGCTGCGTGCGCTCCTGGTGCCCGGCGGGCTCGAGCTGGAACGTGGAGTGCTCCACGTCGAAGTGCTCCGCGAGGCATCCGCCCAGCTCGTCGAGGAGCGCGGATGCCCGGCCCTCGGCGAGCAGCTCGGGCTCGACCACGACGTGTGCGGTGAAGACGTGGGAGCCCGACGTGATGGCCCAGACGTGCACGTCGTGCACCTCGACGACGCCGGCGGTGCGGAGGATGTGCGCGCGGATCTCGGCGACCGACGTCTCGGGCGGCGCCGACTCGCTGAGCACGCGCATGACGTCGCGCAGCAGCAGCAACGCGCGCGGCACGATGAGCGCGGCGATCACGAGCGACGCGATGGCATCGGCCGCGCCGAAGCCCGTCAGCAGGATCACTCCGGCCGCCACGATCACCGCGATCGACCCGAGGGTGTCGCCGAGCACCTCGAGGTAGGCGCCGCGCATGTTGATCGACGACGTCGCGCCGGCGCGCAGCACGAGCAGCGCGGCGATGTTGGCGACGAGACCCACGACGGCGACGATCATCATCGGCAGCCCGGCCGGCTCGGCAGCATCCGCTCGCACCAAGCGCCCGACCGCCTCGACCGTGACCGACCCGGCGATCACGAGCAGGATCACCGAGTTCAGCAGCGCGGCGAAGACCTCGACGCGCTGGTAGCCGTAGGTCTGCCGGTCGGTCGCGGGACGCCCGGCGACGATCACGGCGACGAGCGCGATGATGAGCCCGATGAGGTCGGAGAGCATGTGCCCGGCGTCGGCGAGCAGGGCGAGCGAACCGCTCAGCAGGGCGCCTGCGACCTCGAGCAGGAGCACCGACGCGACGATGGCGATCGCGATGCCCAGCCGGGTGCGATTCGCGGTGCGCGCGTGGTCGTGGTCGTGTCCCATCGCCACCAGCGTAGGCGGGTGGCGCGCGCCGAATCGCACGCGACCGCAATCGGGAACGATTCGCGTTCTCAACAGGCCGCGACGGGCCTCACGCGGTGGCGGCGACGCGCTCCAGCTCGGGCAGCAGCGCCGCGAACGCGCGCGCCCGGTGGCTCTCGGCGTTCTTCTGCTCGGGGGTGAGCTCGGCCGCGGTCACTTCGTGCCCGTCGGGCACGAAGACGGGGTCGTACCCGAAGCCGTGGGCGCCGGATGCCTCGGTCGCGAGCCGTCCCGGCCACACGCCGACCGCGGCGAACTCCTCGGGCTCGCCCGCACCCTCGGGCACGACCAGCGCGATCGTGCAGTGGAACGACGCGGCCCGCTTGGACGGGTCGACGAGGTCGGACAGCTGCGCGAGCAGCAGCTCCAGGTTCGCGACCGCCCCGGCTCCCGGACCCGCCCAGCGCGCCGAGAAGATGCCCGGCGACCCGCCCATCACGTCGACCGCGATGCCCGAGTCGTCGGCGAGCGCGATGCGCCCGGTGTGCGCGGCCGCGGTGCGGGCCTTGATGAACGCGTTCTCGGCGAAGCTGGTGCCGTCCTCCACGGGTTCGGGGCCGTCGTACGCCAGCACGGTGATGCCGGGCATCCGCTCGCCGATGATGCGCTGGAACTCCTCGACCTTGTGCGCGTTGTGCGTCGCGAGCACGATCTCCATCGTCGCCGGCCCGGAGCCTAGGCGCGCGCGGCGGCGAGCACCGCGCGCTGGATCTCGGCGAGCTCGCGCGTGCCGGCCAGCGCCAGGTCGAGCAGCGCGTCGAGCTCGGCGCGGTCGAACGGCGCCCCCTCGGCGGTGCCCTGCACCTCGACGAAGGCACCGGAGCCGGTCGCGACGACGTTCATGTCGGTCTCGGCGCGCACGTCCTCGACGTAGGCGAGGTCGAGCATGGGCACGCGGTCGATGATGCCCACCGAGATGGCCGACACCGAGTCGGTGAGCGGCACGGCCTTCTTGCCGATGAACTGGTGCTCGCGGCCCCACTCGAGCGCGTCGGCCAGCGCCACGTAGGCGCCCGTGATGGCGGCGGTGCGGGTGCCGCCGTCGGCCTGCAGCACGTCGCAGTCGAGCACGACGGTGTTCTCGCCGAGCGCCTTCATGTCGACGACCGAGCGCAGGCTCCGGCCGATGAGGCGCGAGATCTCGTGCGTGCGCCCGCCGATCTTGCCCTTGACCGCCTCGCGGTCGTTGCGGGAGTTCGTCGAGCGCGGGAGCATCGCGTACTCGGCCGTCACCCACCCCTTGCCCTTGCCTGTGAGCCAGCGGGGCACGCCGTTCGTGAACGAGGCGGTGCAGAGCACCTTGGTGCGGCCGAACGAGATGAGCGCGGAGCCCTCGGCGTGCTCGCTCCAGCCGCGCTCGATGGTGACGTCGCGGAGGTCTGCGGGCGTGCGCCCGTCGGCGCGCAGCAGGTCGGGCTGGTCGGTCATGGTGCTCCTATCGCGGTGGTGCGGTGCGTGACGGGCGGCGGATGCGTCGCGTCAGCGCTGGATCGGGATGGTGCCGGTGTGCACCAGGTCGACGTGCTGGATCTCGCGGCCCATGAGCCGGTGCGCGAGCCCGAGGAACTCCTCCTCGCTGCGCCCGGTGGCCTCGTAGCGGTACGTCGGCGGCGTGGTCGCGGTGCGCTCGAGCCCGGTCGAGACGAGCACCCGGTACACGTCGTTGGCGGTCTCGACGTCGCTGGAGACGAGCGTGACCGCCTCGCCCATGACGTACTGGATCGCGCCCTTGAGGAACGGGTAGTGGGTGCAGCCGAGCACGAGGGTGTCGACGGATGCCTCGCGCAGCGGCGCCAGGTACTGCTCGGCGACCGCGAGCAGCTCGGGCCCGGTCGTGACGCCCGACTCGACGAACTCGACGAATCGCGGGCACGCACGCGTGTGCAGGTCGAGGTGCGGGGCGGCGGCGAACGCGTCCTCGTAGGCGCGGGAGTTGACGGTGCCGGCGGTGCCGATGACGCCGACGCGGCCGGAACGGGTGGCCGCGACCGCCCGGCGCACGGCGGGCTGGATCACCTCGA
This is a stretch of genomic DNA from Agromyces sp. SYSU T00194. It encodes these proteins:
- a CDS encoding SHOCT domain-containing protein, with amino-acid sequence MYGNSLMGWNVLAFVVIVIVILLVLGGLVALVLWAVRASSRPTPGPVAHASGLAVPAADGPKPVASTTLLRELADLRDQEIITPEEFEAKKAEILGRL
- a CDS encoding nuclear transport factor 2 family protein produces the protein MTDETTAFDDVAADATLDRYIAAAEARDGTAAGECLADDAVFRSATTTAFEYVGRDDIAEMESATLAEFGEVRCIARSGSGDTRLVVFAFTLAGVEGQDAKLLRFAPDGRISEVTAFVRPLPALAQIPARVAPSIARRSGRRGLARMLALSSRPVAAMLRSGDASMSPKLDPARQR
- a CDS encoding LLM class flavin-dependent oxidoreductase, translating into MRYGFVVTGSDPNLAVELAPLIEQHGWDGMFVWEGIWATDPWSVLAAAAMRTERIRLGTILTPLPRRRPWELASQTATVDALSGGRTVLSVGLGVPAEVEQRFWLFEDDPGRRIRAEHLDEGLEMLEHLWRGEPFAYAGTHYRAARTETMLPAPTVQRPRIPTWVVGVWPRMRSMRRVARYDGWIPNYAPPGASVVDAEQQAAAYTPEVAAEAISWIRAERERLGLADRPFDVVQEGRTTGTDGLADAAAVRPWIDAGATWWMEADWSVPEERVADAARERIAAGPPRV
- a CDS encoding heme oxygenase (biliverdin-producing) yields the protein MTSDTALLDATDAAPLDVAALIRSASADDHRAAESRGFVTRLMAGELSLGGYARYLAQLAWVYEALESWEPRAGDPAIFDPALARMPAIESDLVALGVTDRRATHKALPATAGYAAHLRGIVARHDVVEYLAHHYTRYLGDLSGGQAIAALIARHYGATPEQLGFARFEGIEAPVPFKRRYREGINALRLPGTSVDRLIAEVRQSFALNSAVFDALGA
- a CDS encoding DedA family protein — translated: MSPTALLPFLDPETIIAAAGPWALLVVCVIVFAETGLLVGFLLPGDTLLIIAGLLTHTSLVFGLDIWWVCLAIGFAAFVGGEVGYLIGHKFGPSVFERKESGIFSVKNVERTNAFFARFGAMAVILARFVPIVRTFTPVAAGVGHMDYRKYSLYNLIGALLWGVGLTYFGYVIAYIPWIRDFVREYIDLILLVAVGLTAAVTLFHYWQSSRRAHRAEAAGEDVVTDEFEARELVLDQETLEHGHHEHGHGHGHHEHPRDDDRD
- a CDS encoding cation diffusion facilitator family transporter, which translates into the protein MGHDHDHARTANRTRLGIAIAIVASVLLLEVAGALLSGSLALLADAGHMLSDLIGLIIALVAVIVAGRPATDRQTYGYQRVEVFAALLNSVILLVIAGSVTVEAVGRLVRADAAEPAGLPMMIVAVVGLVANIAALLVLRAGATSSINMRGAYLEVLGDTLGSIAVIVAAGVILLTGFGAADAIASLVIAALIVPRALLLLRDVMRVLSESAPPETSVAEIRAHILRTAGVVEVHDVHVWAITSGSHVFTAHVVVEPELLAEGRASALLDELGGCLAEHFDVEHSTFQLEPAGHQERTQHP
- the rdgB gene encoding RdgB/HAM1 family non-canonical purine NTP pyrophosphatase, whose translation is MEIVLATHNAHKVEEFQRIIGERMPGITVLAYDGPEPVEDGTSFAENAFIKARTAAAHTGRIALADDSGIAVDVMGGSPGIFSARWAGPGAGAVANLELLLAQLSDLVDPSKRAASFHCTIALVVPEGAGEPEEFAAVGVWPGRLATEASGAHGFGYDPVFVPDGHEVTAAELTPEQKNAESHRARAFAALLPELERVAATA
- the rph gene encoding ribonuclease PH, producing the protein MTDQPDLLRADGRTPADLRDVTIERGWSEHAEGSALISFGRTKVLCTASFTNGVPRWLTGKGKGWVTAEYAMLPRSTNSRNDREAVKGKIGGRTHEISRLIGRSLRSVVDMKALGENTVVLDCDVLQADGGTRTAAITGAYVALADALEWGREHQFIGKKAVPLTDSVSAISVGIIDRVPMLDLAYVEDVRAETDMNVVATGSGAFVEVQGTAEGAPFDRAELDALLDLALAGTRELAEIQRAVLAAARA
- the murI gene encoding glutamate racemase is translated as MTDAPIGIFDSGVGGLTVARAVKDQLPNESILYIGDLEHSPYGPKRIADVREYALAVLDDLVAQGVKMLVIACNTASAAMLRDARERYEVPVVEVIQPAVRRAVAATRSGRVGVIGTAGTVNSRAYEDAFAAAPHLDLHTRACPRFVEFVESGVTTGPELLAVAEQYLAPLREASVDTLVLGCTHYPFLKGAIQYVMGEAVTLVSSDVETANDVYRVLVSTGLERTATTPPTYRYEATGRSEEEFLGLAHRLMGREIQHVDLVHTGTIPIQR